From the Hyphomicrobium sp. ghe19 genome, one window contains:
- the rpsT gene encoding 30S ribosomal protein S20, producing the protein MANTSSAKKAARQMIRRTEVNKGRRTRVKTEVRSVEEAIASGDAAKAKAALAAAEPLLVRSAQKGVMHKRTASRKVSRLAQRVKAMSA; encoded by the coding sequence ATGGCTAACACGTCGTCGGCGAAAAAAGCCGCGCGCCAGATGATCCGCCGCACTGAAGTGAACAAGGGCCGCCGCACGCGCGTCAAAACCGAAGTTCGCTCTGTCGAAGAGGCTATTGCTTCGGGCGATGCCGCAAAGGCCAAGGCCGCTCTCGCCGCCGCCGAGCCCCTGCTTGTCCGCAGCGCCCAGAAGGGCGTCATGCACAAGCGCACGGCCAGCCGGAAGGTTTCCAGGCTCGCTCAGCGTGTCAAGGCCATGAGCGCGTAA
- a CDS encoding rhodanese-like domain-containing protein, whose translation MEKPEASGVEDVSVLETWKRLEGDPKAVLVDVRTRAEWAFVGIPDLSTVHGDVLLMEWQTFPDGRTAPDFTERLDAALTARGVEKDAEIFFICRSGGRSRMAAEQMTAVGYRRCRNVMEGFEGPLDASQHRGRISGWKFAGLDWVQG comes from the coding sequence GTGGAAAAACCTGAAGCTTCTGGAGTCGAGGACGTATCCGTCCTCGAAACGTGGAAGCGTCTCGAAGGCGATCCGAAGGCCGTTCTTGTGGATGTTCGTACTCGTGCCGAGTGGGCGTTCGTTGGAATTCCGGATCTTTCCACAGTCCATGGGGACGTTTTGCTGATGGAATGGCAGACATTTCCAGACGGCCGGACCGCCCCGGACTTCACCGAACGCCTAGACGCAGCGCTGACTGCCAGGGGTGTGGAGAAGGACGCGGAGATCTTCTTCATTTGCCGCTCAGGCGGCCGCAGCCGGATGGCTGCAGAACAGATGACGGCGGTGGGGTATCGCCGGTGTCGCAATGTCATGGAGGGCTTTGAGGGACCATTGGACGCTAGCCAGCACCGCGGACGGATTTCCGGTTGGAAATTTGCGGGTCTTGATTGGGTGCAGGGCTAG